A portion of the Coturnix japonica isolate 7356 chromosome 4, Coturnix japonica 2.1, whole genome shotgun sequence genome contains these proteins:
- the LOC107313501 gene encoding interleukin-8-like: MMGKAVAAVMALLLISMTGAKGIAQARSAIELRCQCIETHSKFIHPKFIQNVNLTPSGPHCKDVEVIATLKDGREVCLDPTAPWVKLIIKAILDKADAKNNTAS, translated from the exons atgaTGGGCAAAGCTGTAGCTGCTGTCATGGCTCTTCTCCTGATCTCAATGACTGGAGCAAAAG GTATTGCTCAGGCACGTTCAGCGATTGAACTCCGATGCCAGTGCATAGAGACTCATTCCAAGTTCATCCATCCCAAGTTCATTCAAAATGTGAACCTCACCCCTAGCGGACCTCACTGCAAGGACGTGGAAGTCAT AGCTACTCTGAAAGATGGCAGAGAAGTGTGTCTGGATCCCACTGCTCCCTGGGTGAAGCTGATCATCAAGGCAATTCTGGACAA GGCAGACGCCAAGAACAATACTGCATCctaa